The Coffea eugenioides isolate CCC68of chromosome 8, Ceug_1.0, whole genome shotgun sequence genome has a segment encoding these proteins:
- the LOC113779037 gene encoding gibberellin 3-beta-dioxygenase 1-like, whose protein sequence is METYQKMMNSLAYQLLLLMLKWLEVSEDELNWKLSMSQDALLLNSFPAYPDPKSTIGLAPHTDSLLITVLYQSNEGLQIFRDGFRWVTVSPIEGALVVNLGNLMDILSNGKFSGILHRAFVNQIRHRISVAYFCYPPIDSQVAPFAKSECPIYSSLTVKEYLVIRAKHMEDALSVIRIK, encoded by the coding sequence ATGGAAACTTATCAAAAGATGATGAATTCCTTGGCATACCAACTCTTGCTCCTGATGTTGAAGTGGCTAGAAGTCTCTGAAGATGAACTGAACTGGAAACTATCAATGTCCCAAGATGCATTGCTACTCAATTCCTTTCCAGCCTACCCAGATCCCAAAAGTACCATTGGTTTAGCCCCTCACACAGATTCATTGCTCATTACCGTTCTTTATCAAAGTAATGAGGGTTTGCAGATTTTTCGCGACGGATTCAGATGGGTGACAGTTTCACCCATTGAAGGAGCTCTTGTGGTCAATCTTGGTAATCTTATGGATATATTGTCTAATGGCAAGTTCTCTGGCATTCTGCATCGTGCTTTTGTCAACCAGATTAGGCACAGGATTTCTGTTGCCTACTTCTGCTATCCTCCAATTGATTCCCAGGTTGCACCATTTGCTAAGTCTGAATGTCCCATTTATAGTTCTTTAACAGTGAAGGAATATCTTGTAATCAGGGCCAAGCATATGGAGGATGCACTTTCTGTGATCAGAATAAAATGA